The following proteins come from a genomic window of Heyndrickxia acidicola:
- a CDS encoding ABC transporter ATP-binding protein: MREIVSVKNVSKMFHGKKAVDDVSFSIKQGEVTAILGPNGAGKSTTIHMLLGLVHPSEGEVALFGQRPDLKEVREKIGIMLQEVSVMPGLKVSELLDLVRHYYPEPLAMEDLVRLTGLTESDLKTMAEKLSGGQKRRLSFALALAGNPDLIVLDEPTVGMDTIARKYFWDTIHALAHQGKTIIFTTHYLEEADDTAGRILLFKEGRMIEDGSPEQIKAKLKKKTISFIVDPSVSLEAFLKVSGVKHIFRRNGRVIIHTDDTDRILYLLFEEKIGARDIQIESGKLEEAFEQLTVSQKGAI, from the coding sequence ATGAGAGAAATAGTATCTGTGAAAAATGTAAGTAAAATGTTTCATGGGAAGAAAGCGGTGGACGATGTTTCCTTTTCAATTAAACAAGGAGAGGTCACTGCAATCCTGGGACCGAATGGAGCAGGAAAATCAACGACGATTCATATGCTTCTGGGGCTTGTACATCCTTCTGAAGGAGAGGTTGCTTTATTCGGGCAGCGCCCGGATTTAAAAGAAGTGCGAGAAAAAATCGGAATTATGCTTCAGGAGGTCAGTGTAATGCCTGGTTTAAAGGTAAGTGAATTACTGGATCTGGTGCGCCATTATTACCCCGAGCCGCTGGCGATGGAAGACCTGGTCCGGTTAACAGGTCTGACAGAGTCTGATTTAAAAACAATGGCAGAGAAGCTTTCAGGCGGGCAAAAGCGCAGGCTGAGCTTTGCCCTTGCCTTGGCTGGTAATCCGGATTTAATTGTTTTGGATGAACCGACAGTAGGAATGGATACCATTGCAAGAAAGTATTTCTGGGATACAATTCATGCACTTGCCCATCAAGGAAAAACCATTATTTTTACTACACATTACCTTGAGGAAGCAGATGATACAGCCGGCAGAATCCTTTTATTTAAGGAAGGGAGAATGATTGAGGATGGATCTCCAGAGCAGATAAAAGCAAAGCTTAAGAAAAAAACGATATCCTTTATTGTCGATCCCTCCGTTTCACTGGAAGCTTTTTTAAAGGTATCGGGTGTTAAGCATATTTTTCGGAGAAACGGCAGGGTTATTATACACACAGACGATACGGACAGAATCCTTTATCTTCTGTTTGAAGAAAAAATAGGAGCGCGCGATATCCAAATTGAAAGCGGAAAACTCGAAGAGGCATTTGAACAATTAACGGTAAGTCAAAAGGGGGCCATTTAA
- a CDS encoding glucose 1-dehydrogenase, producing the protein MDLFELFNLKGKTAIVTGGGKGLGAQMAAALAEAGSNVVLCSRDLKACQSMAESLESRGVKTLAVQCDVTKKQDIQHVIDETLKEFGQIDILVNNSGTSWIAPALELPEDKWDKVMNVNMKAVFLFSQAAAKAMMAQGSGKIVNIASVTGFGGTQPELLDTIAYNTSKGAVMTFTKDLAAKLARHNIQVNAIAPGFFPTKISKKILESNTAILKQIPARRFGDDDDLKGAVVFLASRASDYVSGHVLVVDGGISSLV; encoded by the coding sequence ATGGACTTATTTGAATTGTTTAATCTAAAAGGAAAAACGGCTATTGTCACAGGAGGCGGCAAAGGGCTTGGTGCACAAATGGCAGCTGCTCTCGCTGAAGCCGGTTCCAATGTTGTACTTTGCTCCCGCGACCTTAAAGCGTGCCAATCAATGGCCGAGTCATTGGAGTCTAGAGGAGTAAAGACCCTGGCTGTACAATGCGACGTAACAAAAAAGCAGGATATTCAGCATGTCATCGATGAAACATTAAAAGAATTTGGGCAGATCGATATCCTGGTGAATAACAGCGGAACCTCTTGGATTGCCCCTGCTCTAGAACTGCCTGAAGACAAATGGGACAAAGTCATGAATGTCAACATGAAGGCGGTCTTTTTATTTAGTCAGGCTGCTGCTAAAGCCATGATGGCACAGGGCAGCGGAAAAATCGTGAATATCGCTTCCGTTACAGGATTTGGAGGCACCCAGCCAGAGCTTCTCGATACCATTGCATACAACACAAGCAAGGGAGCAGTAATGACATTCACAAAGGACTTAGCTGCAAAGCTGGCAAGGCATAACATACAGGTGAATGCCATTGCTCCAGGATTTTTCCCTACTAAAATTAGTAAAAAAATACTTGAATCGAATACGGCCATATTAAAGCAAATACCGGCCAGACGTTTTGGCGATGATGACGATCTTAAAGGAGCGGTTGTATTCTTAGCCTCAAGAGCTTCGGATTATGTATCGGGCCATGTGCTGGTAGTAGATGGAGGCATAAGCAGCTTAGTTTAA
- a CDS encoding ABC transporter ATP-binding protein, whose product MRFLTQYMGKYLKPFVIAIIFLMVEALCDLMQPTIMSKIVDVGVAHKDMHYVLQNGGVMLLITAVGAVSASTRNILSSNVSQRFGSDLRSDLFRKIQGLSFKSIDRFDRASLVTRLTNDVTLIQMFVNGLMRIFVKAPLLAIGGLFMAIRLDPSLSVVLGVVVPIVAIFIIINMKVGFPFFMRVQRALDKVNGVMREYLSGVRVVKAFNRFDYEVDKFNTANEEYKNKSIAATRVMSVFSPAIMITVNLGIIAVLWLGGHWVDTGKMQVGHIIAFINYMTQILFSLMTVSMVFNMFVRARASAGRINEVFLEQNDMTWKEEQAENRQIVQKGRIDFENVSFAYNGASGEPVLKNISFSCLPGQTVGIIGSTGSGKSSLVNLIPRFYDTSAGTIKIDGENIKDMDPRRIREKISIVPQKTTLFSGTVLENIRWGKEMAGMDEVERAARMAQAHDFISETPEGYNTRLGQGGVNFSGGQKQRVSIARALVRKPEILILDDSTSAVDMATEARIKASLKKYASGLTCLLIAQRITSIIDADVIIVLDDGEIAGIGSHEELIRNCKVYQEIYQSQIGKEVL is encoded by the coding sequence ATGAGATTTTTAACTCAATACATGGGAAAGTATTTAAAGCCATTTGTCATTGCTATTATCTTTCTGATGGTTGAAGCCTTGTGCGATTTAATGCAGCCCACCATTATGTCAAAGATTGTGGATGTGGGTGTCGCTCATAAGGATATGCATTATGTATTGCAAAACGGCGGCGTTATGCTGTTGATTACTGCCGTAGGTGCAGTTTCTGCCTCAACAAGGAATATCCTTTCAAGTAATGTTTCACAGCGATTCGGCTCAGATCTGCGCTCGGACTTATTTAGAAAGATTCAGGGTCTGTCCTTTAAAAGCATCGACAGATTTGACCGTGCTTCATTAGTCACTAGATTAACAAATGATGTCACATTGATCCAAATGTTCGTGAATGGGCTCATGAGAATTTTTGTAAAAGCTCCTTTGCTCGCTATCGGGGGCTTATTTATGGCAATAAGGCTGGATCCAAGCCTTTCCGTTGTCCTTGGGGTAGTAGTCCCTATCGTTGCCATATTCATAATTATTAATATGAAAGTCGGCTTTCCTTTTTTTATGAGGGTGCAAAGGGCGCTGGACAAAGTGAATGGCGTCATGCGTGAATATTTATCAGGGGTGAGGGTGGTAAAAGCCTTCAACCGTTTTGATTATGAAGTGGATAAATTTAATACTGCCAATGAGGAATACAAAAATAAATCGATTGCTGCAACAAGGGTGATGTCTGTCTTCAGTCCTGCCATTATGATAACTGTCAATTTAGGAATTATTGCTGTCCTTTGGCTCGGGGGTCATTGGGTGGACACTGGGAAAATGCAGGTTGGCCACATTATTGCTTTTATTAATTACATGACTCAAATTCTTTTTTCCCTTATGACGGTCTCCATGGTTTTTAATATGTTTGTTCGGGCAAGGGCTTCCGCAGGACGAATTAATGAAGTGTTCCTTGAACAAAACGATATGACCTGGAAAGAGGAACAAGCAGAAAACAGGCAAATAGTGCAAAAAGGAAGAATTGATTTTGAGAATGTTTCATTTGCTTATAATGGTGCAAGCGGTGAGCCAGTTTTAAAAAATATCAGCTTTAGCTGTCTGCCTGGCCAAACGGTTGGAATTATTGGTTCTACGGGTTCGGGTAAAAGCAGCCTTGTTAACCTGATACCGAGGTTTTATGATACTTCTGCAGGAACGATTAAAATAGATGGGGAGAACATCAAGGATATGGATCCGAGAAGGATAAGGGAGAAAATATCCATTGTTCCTCAAAAAACAACTCTTTTTTCCGGAACGGTACTTGAAAATATTCGATGGGGCAAAGAAATGGCCGGCATGGATGAGGTGGAAAGAGCCGCCCGCATGGCACAGGCACATGATTTTATCTCAGAAACCCCTGAAGGCTACAATACTAGGCTCGGTCAGGGCGGTGTTAATTTTTCTGGCGGACAAAAACAGCGTGTTTCCATTGCAAGGGCACTTGTCAGAAAACCGGAAATCCTTATTTTGGATGATAGCACAAGTGCTGTCGACATGGCGACTGAAGCACGAATTAAAGCATCTCTTAAAAAATATGCCAGCGGCTTAACCTGCCTGCTAATCGCTCAACGGATTACTTCCATTATTGATGCTGATGTCATTATTGTCCTGGATGACGGCGAGATTGCCGGAATAGGCAGTCACGAGGAGCTCATACGAAATTGTAAGGTTTACCAGGAGATTTATCAGTCTCAAATTGGAAAAGAGGTGTTATAG
- a CDS encoding ABC transporter permease, translated as MKALQLQCKAEMKRVLRNRYFVFWSLCMPILFYFIFTRVVNTGASNQTEWQAHYLMSMTVFSVMGSSIMTLGIRMVQERTQGWSTYMRLTPLPDNVYFFAQMMGQTVIHMLSIVIIYIAGALINHIHLTFAEWVLSGLWILIGSCPFLALGTVIGSMKKVDTAAGISNILYMALAVSGGLWMPLSVMPKTMQRIGEWLPSYNFGNGAWDIIQGHSPEWKNMIILVFYFVFFMLLSKYIRRKQEAV; from the coding sequence ATGAAAGCTCTGCAGCTGCAATGCAAGGCGGAGATGAAGAGAGTGCTCCGCAATCGATACTTTGTATTTTGGTCATTGTGCATGCCTATTTTGTTCTATTTCATTTTTACAAGGGTGGTGAACACAGGAGCGTCCAATCAAACAGAGTGGCAGGCTCACTATTTAATGTCCATGACCGTTTTTAGTGTAATGGGTTCTTCCATTATGACACTGGGAATACGAATGGTACAAGAGCGTACCCAGGGCTGGTCGACGTATATGAGACTGACTCCGCTTCCGGATAATGTCTATTTCTTTGCGCAGATGATGGGCCAGACCGTAATCCACATGCTTTCCATTGTCATTATATATATTGCCGGAGCACTTATTAATCATATCCACCTGACCTTTGCGGAATGGGTGCTCAGCGGTTTGTGGATTTTGATCGGATCCTGCCCTTTTCTTGCACTTGGAACCGTCATTGGCAGTATGAAAAAAGTGGACACTGCTGCAGGAATCAGCAATATCCTTTACATGGCCCTGGCTGTTTCAGGAGGGCTATGGATGCCTTTAAGCGTAATGCCAAAAACGATGCAGCGGATTGGCGAATGGCTGCCTTCTTACAATTTCGGAAATGGTGCCTGGGACATCATTCAGGGACATTCTCCTGAATGGAAAAATATGATTATTCTGGTGTTCTACTTTGTCTTTTTCATGCTATTATCAAAATATATTAGAAGAAAACAAGAAGCGGTGTGA
- a CDS encoding alpha/beta fold hydrolase: protein MEGKVNRNQHHEDHVTGEAAINQERISPEKEENNENASFTFSTLDFKKEYARWRGFFSHWLDPEPETANTPREAVWKKNKAVLWYYPAVEKKYRTPVYLVYSLVNQPVILDLQPIGSKIKAFTESGFEVYLLDFGSPGYEDRDINVDDYIVDYIQKGAKRVLKHSGAGEISVIGYCLGGTFAAVYAAIADEPIQNLVLIVAPFDFHSVPFFEEWAEPIRSGRVSFDEVMDSLGVLPAGFIKAGVRLITSPVYFSPYLSLLNKSHDPAYVEKWRRFNSWTEGHIPFTGAAMKQLFNDFAKENKLINGNLTVRGKKVDLTNIHSNLLVASSQFDRLVPHEQSAPIMELVSSTDKTYKLLEGGHTHMVAKAGNLPEFLEEWLPRRSNPINTL, encoded by the coding sequence ATGGAAGGTAAAGTAAATCGAAACCAGCACCATGAGGATCATGTGACAGGGGAGGCTGCAATTAACCAGGAGAGGATCTCCCCAGAAAAGGAAGAGAACAATGAAAATGCTTCTTTTACTTTCAGCACATTAGATTTCAAAAAAGAATACGCCAGGTGGAGAGGGTTCTTTAGTCATTGGCTGGATCCGGAGCCTGAAACAGCCAATACTCCGAGAGAGGCAGTTTGGAAGAAAAATAAAGCAGTTTTATGGTACTATCCTGCTGTAGAAAAAAAATACCGTACACCTGTGTACCTTGTTTATTCTCTTGTAAACCAGCCTGTTATTCTCGATTTGCAGCCAATTGGAAGCAAAATAAAGGCTTTTACAGAAAGCGGATTTGAAGTATACCTGCTTGATTTTGGTTCTCCCGGCTATGAAGACCGCGATATTAATGTGGATGATTATATAGTAGATTATATTCAAAAAGGAGCAAAACGGGTGCTGAAACATTCAGGTGCAGGCGAAATAAGTGTTATAGGCTATTGCCTGGGAGGAACCTTTGCAGCAGTTTATGCTGCTATAGCTGATGAGCCCATTCAAAATCTAGTGTTGATCGTTGCTCCATTTGATTTTCATTCAGTCCCATTTTTTGAGGAGTGGGCTGAGCCAATCAGATCGGGAAGAGTAAGCTTTGATGAAGTGATGGATTCACTTGGCGTACTGCCAGCAGGGTTCATCAAAGCGGGTGTTAGATTAATAACATCTCCAGTGTATTTCAGTCCCTATTTATCTCTCTTGAATAAATCCCACGATCCAGCATATGTAGAAAAATGGCGCAGATTTAATAGTTGGACAGAAGGACATATTCCTTTTACAGGAGCAGCCATGAAGCAGCTATTCAATGACTTTGCAAAAGAGAATAAGCTGATCAATGGAAACCTCACGGTGAGAGGGAAAAAAGTTGACCTAACAAATATTCATTCCAATTTACTTGTGGCATCCTCGCAATTCGACCGTCTTGTACCCCATGAACAAAGTGCTCCTATTATGGAATTGGTCTCAAGTACAGATAAAACCTACAAGCTTTTGGAAGGAGGCCATACCCATATGGTGGCAAAGGCTGGAAACCTGCCGGAATTTTTGGAAGAATGGCTTCCTCGGCGTTCAAATCCGATAAATACTTTATAA
- the brnQ gene encoding branched-chain amino acid transport system II carrier protein, with product MRKKDTLFIGLMLFSMFFGAGNLIFPPFLGLNAGTSYWPAIAGFIVTGVGLPFAVLAAVSLVKGGVQTIGRRVHPLFSTIFTVVVYLCIGPFLAIPRNANVAYEMGIKPLLGGKESSLFLLLFTFLFFALVYFVSLNPKKMEKYMGRWITPVLLLAMIVLCIAGFIHLHSSLQKPSFNYSKGAFFKGFIDGYSTMDALAALAFGIVILTTIQQKGVKDRKQLTRYTLASSLVAGTALALVYVALGLIGARMASTGTYASGTEILTAASTLFLGQQGKWLLGLIFTLACFSSVVGLTSACGQYFSALVPKASYKGITLTVAIVGFLFSNLGLEQILKVSVPFLGMAYPLTIVLIVLTFFHRSFRGSKHVYRGAMFFTGISAIASGLKDFGISLGTLSSALDMLPLSAYGLGWITPAIFGILIGASYRFIEAKLFPGKDNGINVS from the coding sequence GTGAGAAAAAAAGACACCTTATTTATCGGACTTATGTTATTTTCCATGTTTTTTGGAGCCGGCAACTTGATTTTCCCTCCATTCTTAGGATTAAATGCCGGTACCTCGTATTGGCCGGCTATAGCAGGGTTTATTGTTACAGGAGTAGGGCTCCCCTTTGCAGTGCTGGCTGCGGTTTCTTTGGTCAAAGGGGGCGTTCAGACCATCGGAAGACGCGTTCATCCTTTATTCAGCACCATTTTTACAGTAGTGGTCTATTTGTGCATCGGTCCTTTTCTCGCCATTCCCCGAAACGCCAATGTTGCGTATGAAATGGGCATCAAGCCACTTCTTGGAGGAAAGGAATCTTCCTTATTTCTATTGCTATTTACTTTCCTGTTTTTTGCATTAGTCTATTTTGTTAGTTTAAATCCAAAAAAAATGGAAAAGTACATGGGAAGGTGGATTACTCCGGTTCTTCTTTTAGCTATGATTGTCCTATGTATAGCTGGATTTATCCATTTGCACTCTTCATTGCAAAAACCATCATTCAATTATAGCAAGGGAGCTTTCTTTAAGGGCTTCATTGACGGCTATTCAACTATGGATGCTCTAGCGGCCCTGGCCTTTGGCATTGTTATCCTAACCACTATTCAACAAAAAGGCGTTAAAGACCGTAAACAGCTTACAAGGTATACTCTTGCATCCAGCCTCGTTGCTGGAACTGCACTGGCTTTAGTATATGTGGCGCTTGGCTTAATTGGGGCTAGGATGGCAAGTACAGGTACATATGCATCTGGGACTGAAATCCTTACAGCCGCTTCTACTCTGTTTCTTGGTCAGCAGGGAAAATGGCTGTTAGGCCTTATCTTCACATTAGCCTGTTTCTCCTCGGTAGTGGGACTGACATCTGCGTGCGGCCAGTATTTTTCTGCGCTCGTCCCAAAAGCTTCATACAAAGGAATTACCCTTACAGTCGCTATCGTTGGCTTTTTGTTTTCCAATCTTGGATTAGAGCAAATCTTAAAGGTTTCTGTACCGTTTCTTGGCATGGCTTATCCTTTAACGATTGTTTTAATAGTATTAACCTTTTTCCATCGCAGCTTCAGAGGGTCCAAACATGTATATAGAGGAGCTATGTTCTTTACAGGGATTTCAGCAATCGCAAGCGGGCTGAAGGATTTTGGAATCAGTCTTGGAACCCTCTCCTCCGCTTTGGACATGCTTCCTCTTTCGGCATACGGTTTAGGCTGGATCACACCTGCTATTTTCGGAATACTAATTGGAGCTTCTTACCGATTTATTGAAGCAAAACTATTTCCGGGGAAAGACAATGGAATCAATGTATCGTAA
- a CDS encoding ABC transporter ATP-binding protein: protein MANENQNRTQQPAPGMPAVPGRPGGFRGHGGRGAPVVKPKNFKGTLRRLWAYFGRERKLLSIIFVFIVVDSVLTLSAPYLIGKSIDGMSANHGKVDWGILDITIVSLFAAYIGDGLLTFLQGWLMAGVAQRIVKSLRKSLFGKLQKLPVSFFDTRTHGELMSRLSNDIDNVNNTISQSTTQLMSGVIVIVGSLLMMLILSPLLTLASLITVPLVFLLTRTIAKKTSVMFKNQQVQLGRLNGHIEETISGIHVVKAFNHEEKAIQEFEDVNATLREVGLKAQIWSGFLMPIMNAINNLGFAIVAIVGGLLAVEGHITVGVIASFLSYSRQFVRPLNDLANIFNVLQSGVAGAERVFEILDEKEEPEDIPGAIELKNPRGEVVFENVSFGYRPEVSILKNVSFTSGSGSSTALVGPTGAGKTTIVNLLTRFYDVTGGTIYIDGVDIRNYTRDSLRKSFGFVLQDTYLFSGTIRENIKYGKPDATDEEIKAAAAAANADLFIKRLPNQYDTVLSENGGNLSQGQRQLLAIARVILARPSLLILDEATSSIDTRTELHIQDALLTIMQGRTSFIIAHRLNTIRDADTIMVINHGEIVEKGSHDQLLGQKGIYYNMFYNQFKNIEAAAESS, encoded by the coding sequence ATGGCGAATGAAAATCAAAACAGGACCCAGCAGCCAGCCCCCGGCATGCCGGCCGTTCCGGGGAGACCTGGAGGATTTCGGGGACATGGGGGCAGAGGGGCTCCTGTTGTTAAACCTAAGAATTTCAAAGGAACACTAAGAAGGCTTTGGGCGTACTTCGGCAGAGAAAGGAAGCTTTTATCCATCATCTTTGTTTTTATCGTTGTTGATTCTGTGCTGACCCTCTCTGCCCCTTATTTGATCGGAAAGTCGATTGACGGCATGTCCGCCAATCATGGCAAAGTAGATTGGGGAATTTTAGACATTACAATCGTAAGCCTCTTTGCCGCTTATATTGGAGATGGTCTGCTGACTTTCCTGCAGGGCTGGTTGATGGCTGGAGTCGCACAGCGTATTGTCAAGAGCTTGCGGAAATCCCTTTTTGGAAAGCTTCAAAAGCTGCCTGTATCGTTTTTTGATACCAGGACCCATGGAGAATTAATGAGCCGCTTATCAAATGATATTGATAATGTAAACAACACTATTTCTCAATCCACGACACAGCTCATGTCAGGTGTTATTGTAATCGTTGGATCGCTTTTGATGATGCTAATCCTCAGCCCGCTTCTAACACTTGCCAGTCTTATTACGGTACCATTGGTCTTTCTTTTAACAAGAACGATTGCGAAAAAAACAAGTGTGATGTTTAAAAACCAACAGGTACAGCTGGGAAGGCTGAACGGTCATATTGAGGAAACCATTTCGGGTATCCATGTAGTAAAAGCCTTTAACCATGAAGAAAAAGCCATTCAGGAATTCGAGGATGTCAATGCGACTCTTCGGGAAGTGGGATTAAAGGCGCAGATCTGGTCCGGTTTTCTAATGCCAATCATGAACGCCATTAATAATCTCGGCTTTGCGATTGTTGCCATTGTAGGGGGGCTTCTGGCTGTAGAAGGGCATATTACAGTTGGGGTCATCGCGAGCTTTCTTAGCTATTCAAGGCAATTTGTCCGGCCATTAAATGATCTTGCCAATATCTTCAATGTCCTGCAGTCAGGTGTGGCAGGAGCTGAGAGGGTATTTGAAATTCTTGATGAAAAAGAAGAGCCTGAGGATATTCCAGGTGCAATAGAGTTGAAAAACCCTCGCGGAGAGGTTGTATTTGAAAATGTCAGCTTTGGTTATCGTCCGGAGGTGTCCATTTTAAAAAATGTTAGCTTTACATCTGGCAGCGGGAGCAGCACAGCTCTTGTCGGCCCTACCGGAGCTGGCAAAACAACGATTGTTAATTTATTGACCCGTTTCTATGACGTAACCGGCGGTACGATTTATATAGATGGAGTCGATATCAGAAACTACACAAGAGACAGTCTCAGGAAAAGCTTTGGCTTTGTTCTGCAGGATACCTATCTTTTTTCTGGAACCATTCGGGAGAATATAAAATACGGTAAGCCTGATGCAACAGATGAAGAAATCAAAGCGGCAGCAGCGGCTGCCAACGCCGACCTATTTATTAAGCGCCTGCCAAACCAATATGATACCGTATTATCCGAAAACGGCGGAAATCTCAGCCAGGGGCAGCGCCAGCTTTTAGCCATTGCGAGGGTTATTCTTGCGAGACCGTCCCTTCTTATATTGGATGAAGCGACAAGCAGTATTGATACCCGAACGGAGCTTCACATCCAGGATGCTTTATTAACGATTATGCAGGGGCGCACAAGCTTCATTATCGCCCACCGCCTTAATACCATCAGGGATGCCGATACCATTATGGTCATTAATCATGGTGAAATAGTGGAAAAAGGCAGCCACGACCAACTTTTGGGTCAAAAGGGTATTTATTACAACATGTTCTATAATCAATTCAAAAATATTGAAGCTGCTGCCGAAAGCAGCTGA
- a CDS encoding sensor histidine kinase: protein MLKNRIKGFQAFPPRMGILPYVFLCYLLMPAFYIWQASFLKEVLGFGLLAVFIWSYRKLYFLDSKTWNFSVWLGIQMAIILVFTFFYNPGCLFLGFYPANFIAYFKDKKKFRRWLIGLFFILILPLIYFEIAYKVEGIWYFIPFFIVMLATPFGMRSMYARQELEQKLDQANEQIKELVKREERIRIARDLHDTLGHTLSLITLKSQLVAKLAIMDPQRAQAEAKEIEKTSRAALKQVRGMVSNMKAVSLSEELSQLQQIFLAAGIDYETAGRLDSVSIPLLYQNMISMCIREAATNIVKHSYATGCRITIEQTMDRLFIQIKDNGVGFGNRANAGNGLMGMEERLALIDGEVQCFNDSGAVVQLNIPIVQKAKKEDSAG, encoded by the coding sequence ATGTTGAAAAACCGGATAAAAGGTTTTCAAGCTTTTCCTCCAAGAATGGGAATTTTGCCGTATGTATTTCTGTGCTATTTATTAATGCCTGCATTTTATATATGGCAGGCATCCTTTCTGAAGGAAGTACTGGGCTTTGGCTTGCTTGCTGTATTTATTTGGTCCTATCGCAAACTGTATTTTTTGGATTCTAAAACCTGGAATTTTTCGGTATGGCTGGGTATACAAATGGCCATCATTCTTGTTTTTACGTTTTTTTACAATCCAGGCTGCCTTTTTTTAGGCTTTTACCCTGCAAATTTTATCGCATACTTCAAGGATAAAAAGAAATTTAGAAGATGGCTTATTGGTTTGTTCTTTATATTAATATTACCTTTAATCTATTTTGAAATAGCTTATAAGGTTGAAGGGATCTGGTATTTCATTCCGTTTTTCATTGTGATGCTGGCCACTCCTTTTGGAATGCGGTCGATGTATGCACGCCAGGAACTGGAGCAGAAGCTTGATCAGGCGAACGAACAAATTAAAGAGTTGGTGAAAAGGGAGGAGCGCATACGGATTGCCCGTGATCTCCATGATACGCTTGGCCATACCCTTTCACTCATTACGTTAAAAAGCCAGCTTGTCGCAAAGCTTGCTATTATGGATCCCCAACGGGCACAGGCTGAAGCGAAGGAAATAGAAAAAACCTCAAGGGCGGCCTTAAAACAGGTTAGGGGGATGGTTTCTAATATGAAGGCGGTATCCCTTTCAGAAGAGCTTTCACAGCTGCAGCAGATATTCCTGGCAGCAGGGATTGATTATGAAACAGCAGGCAGGCTTGATTCAGTCAGCATTCCTCTTCTCTATCAAAATATGATCAGTATGTGTATAAGAGAGGCTGCGACTAATATCGTTAAGCACAGTTATGCTACAGGATGCAGAATTACAATAGAGCAAACAATGGATCGTCTTTTTATTCAAATTAAGGATAACGGTGTGGGATTTGGGAACAGGGCAAATGCAGGTAACGGATTGATGGGAATGGAGGAAAGGCTTGCCTTAATTGATGGAGAAGTTCAATGCTTCAATGATTCGGGAGCAGTCGTACAGCTGAATATCCCCATTGTACAAAAAGCGAAGAAGGAGGACTCTGCAGGATGA